A single window of Candidatus Oleimmundimicrobium sp. DNA harbors:
- a CDS encoding ABC transporter permease, which yields MIRAFLVAVREVRSYLQDKADLAFSLLLPIIIFALMYGAFGGLTMFHGTAHIVNEDEGGEYSKILLERLEELENLDIEYLSFSEADTKLKRSDLLMVFYIPEDFSDKLVSGEQAQLLFKQRGNGGQEGQIVASLIRGVAEEINQEFQVKKQVKNALANSDISKSQIETVTESFLEREREHPIVGVVKETVGDEPDPVNQFLPGIITMFVLFSITLTAQALVDERKKGTLERLLTTRLSVGELFTGKFLANVLRGFIQTFILLTLSYIVFQIFTPLSFIQALVLALIFSAAVSTLGLIIGSMARSPDQAIWIAVSITMAMVMLGGTFFEIPEASKLYALSKISINTYANDAFKTIIAQGGSLSDIGLELSVMGGVIVVGLILSRILFKAMPEGR from the coding sequence ATGATTAGAGCATTTTTGGTAGCCGTTCGAGAGGTTCGCTCCTACTTACAGGACAAGGCCGACCTGGCCTTTAGCTTGCTATTGCCCATAATTATCTTTGCCCTGATGTATGGCGCCTTCGGCGGACTAACAATGTTTCACGGAACCGCCCATATTGTAAACGAAGATGAAGGTGGCGAATATTCTAAAATACTTCTGGAGCGGTTGGAAGAGCTCGAAAACCTCGATATTGAATATCTTTCTTTCTCTGAGGCTGACACCAAACTTAAAAGATCCGACTTGCTGATGGTGTTCTATATACCCGAGGACTTCTCTGATAAGCTCGTCTCCGGTGAGCAGGCACAATTACTCTTTAAACAAAGAGGAAACGGCGGTCAAGAAGGTCAGATTGTGGCCAGCTTAATTCGCGGGGTGGCCGAGGAGATAAACCAGGAATTTCAGGTTAAGAAGCAAGTTAAAAATGCTCTAGCTAATAGCGATATTTCAAAAAGTCAAATTGAGACTGTCACCGAGAGCTTTTTGGAGAGGGAACGCGAGCATCCCATCGTGGGTGTTGTGAAGGAAACAGTGGGCGATGAGCCCGACCCCGTCAATCAGTTTTTACCTGGTATCATTACCATGTTTGTTCTATTCTCCATAACCCTGACCGCTCAAGCCTTGGTAGATGAGCGCAAAAAAGGGACCCTGGAAAGGTTGCTTACGACCCGACTGAGCGTTGGGGAGCTCTTTACGGGCAAGTTTTTGGCCAATGTCTTACGTGGTTTTATACAAACATTCATTTTGCTTACACTCTCTTATATCGTTTTTCAAATCTTTACCCCACTCTCGTTTATTCAAGCCTTAGTTTTAGCTCTCATTTTTTCGGCGGCGGTGAGCACACTGGGGCTCATCATAGGTTCGATGGCTCGCTCTCCAGACCAGGCCATCTGGATTGCCGTCTCTATTACCATGGCTATGGTCATGCTGGGGGGCACCTTTTTTGAAATCCCTGAAGCTTCAAAACTTTACGCTCTAAGCAAGATATCCATAAATACCTACGCAAATGATGCCTTCAAAACAATAATAGCCCAAGGAGGTTCTCTTTCCGATATCGGTCTTGAGCTTAGTGTCATGGGTGGCGTTATCGTGGTGGGGTTAATCCTTAGCCGGATACTTTTTAAGGCCATGCCTGAAGGAAGGTAA
- a CDS encoding ABC transporter ATP-binding protein has protein sequence MAEAFLVAENLYKSFNDTKAVNGVSFSIHKGEIFGLLGPNGAGKTTTIRMLSTVLEPDHGDATIGDYSIRHNGNEARNLIGVCPQELALYEDLSALDNLIFFGRMAGLNAKEAKTQAVANLELVGLTERAKGKIKKFSGGMKRRINMAISLMGHPRFLFLDEPTVGIDPQSRNNIYETIEGLRNNGITILYTTHYMEEADRLCNRIAIMDGGEIIRLGTPDELKSEIGSPEQVTLEDVFLNLTGRSIRD, from the coding sequence ATGGCTGAGGCATTTCTGGTAGCAGAGAATCTCTATAAAAGTTTTAACGATACAAAGGCTGTTAATGGTGTCTCTTTTTCCATCCACAAGGGCGAGATTTTTGGCTTATTGGGCCCCAATGGCGCTGGTAAAACTACGACCATACGCATGTTGTCTACGGTTCTTGAGCCAGACCATGGAGACGCGACAATTGGTGATTATTCTATTCGGCATAATGGAAACGAAGCTCGCAATTTAATCGGCGTTTGCCCTCAAGAGCTGGCTCTCTATGAAGACCTTTCCGCTCTCGATAACTTGATCTTTTTTGGAAGAATGGCCGGATTAAACGCCAAAGAAGCAAAAACCCAAGCTGTTGCCAATCTTGAACTCGTGGGACTGACGGAGAGGGCCAAGGGAAAGATAAAAAAATTTTCAGGGGGGATGAAGCGACGCATCAACATGGCCATATCTCTGATGGGCCACCCCCGGTTCCTCTTTTTAGATGAACCCACGGTGGGCATAGACCCCCAATCGCGGAACAACATCTACGAAACCATCGAGGGCTTACGGAACAATGGAATAACCATCCTCTACACTACCCACTACATGGAAGAAGCCGATCGGCTTTGTAACCGCATAGCCATCATGGATGGTGGCGAGATAATCAGACTGGGCACCCCCGATGAACTTAAGAGCGAAATCGGCTCGCCTGAACAGGTGACCCTGGAAGATGTTTTCTTGAATTTAACCGGTCGAAGCATTCGGGATTAA
- a CDS encoding M48 family metallopeptidase — protein sequence MAHEVSYRNVKHPRLEFRTGELLLVLPFDRNPDTVLEKHKVWVRRKKVFIEECLKNSSNKEIIDRTDEELRDLVHFYIEEASEELGVRVNKIFFRRMKTKWASCSTRRNLTVNTLMKHLPDGLIEYVIFHEATHLIEKKHNDRFWKMVSKKFDNSDELEKDLFAYWFLIQDNNV from the coding sequence ATGGCACACGAGGTCTCTTATAGGAATGTAAAGCATCCTCGACTGGAATTTAGAACGGGAGAACTTTTACTCGTATTACCTTTTGACCGTAATCCTGACACAGTTTTAGAGAAACATAAGGTTTGGGTTCGTCGGAAAAAGGTGTTTATCGAGGAGTGTTTGAAGAATTCATCAAATAAAGAAATTATTGATAGAACGGACGAGGAATTGAGAGACCTTGTTCATTTTTACATTGAAGAAGCTTCGGAAGAGCTAGGCGTAAGGGTCAATAAAATCTTCTTTCGAAGAATGAAAACCAAGTGGGCAAGTTGCAGCACAAGAAGAAATTTAACTGTAAATACGTTGATGAAACACCTGCCCGATGGTTTGATAGAGTACGTGATATTTCACGAAGCCACTCATCTGATTGAGAAAAAACATAACGATAGGTTCTGGAAGATGGTTTCAAAGAAGTTTGATAACTCTGACGAGCTTGAAAAGGATTTATTTGCATATTGGTTTTTGATTCAAGATAATAACGTTTAA
- a CDS encoding HsdR family type I site-specific deoxyribonuclease: protein MAFDEKILVEDYIVQKLQEKGWKFVPAEELERESYQEPLLVPNLIRAIEKINEKLDVGDEEINKVLNELKFAGTGMEGAKRILNLYKLGVPVKFERDRVLRAIQLFDYENIENNEFIVTRQVYYDGRERIRTDVVLYVNGIPLVNIECKNPTSISESWHNAYRQIKDYEKTVPELYKYVQIGVAAESKAKYFPIVPWQDDVKTNKWRENDLDSIDSTIEMLSRDTFLDILKHFLFFRIEFGNATKVVTRYMQYRAANKMVNRVLDNLEGKEEKNKGLIWHWQGSGKTLTMIFAANKLYYANALKNPTIFFIVDRIELEDQLYKEFNSMDIVEPEIIGSIDELKNVLSYDDYRGKRGVFIVLIHKFRPEELKELQRELAAVSKSKTTIMSRKNVVAFIDEGHRTQYGMLAVQMKAILKSAFFYALTGTPISKRGRDTYLEFSYPPKELYLDKYFITDSIEDGFTVKIVYQPRLEKKVYLKKELLEGFLEMAEEELPEHIKEDVEEKTKRKLNAIKLFLENPERIKLIAEDIAKHFKENVDGKFKAMVVAPSRKACALYKSELDKHLSRECSEVVMTMEERGEKEPVLQELVAESKVRYGYRDLKDVRKDAVEKFKEEESPKILIVTEMLLAGFDAPILQTMYLDKPLKEHRLLQAVARTNRPFNDFKEAGVVIDYVGVLKEFKKALEMYSEEDIADALQSYDGLREEFVTLIKETLELFKEVSRKYERETLLKAIEILTADEEKEKRFVEKYRQLRKVFELLGPDEVKLEHFEDYKWLSAIYTYYMKVVIQKPPYEKYVQKFYEKTIKFAHKSTEVEKLNRELPTITFDENYLKKLEEKVKDKKEAAANILFTLNKLVLVDRHRSPIYESLAERVERLLELWNEKTKDYERIYKEGAEIVNDVSALSARQRTLDFSNLEYSMLLILEEKLGEGDELVGEMKSLSGLLERRMFPGWIGQTTIKKEVEREVRRFVRGLKRKYKLSLEEMDNLYGKLIESVENYGAS, encoded by the coding sequence ATGGCTTTTGATGAGAAAATTTTAGTTGAAGATTATATAGTTCAGAAACTTCAAGAGAAGGGCTGGAAGTTTGTCCCCGCTGAGGAACTTGAGCGCGAGAGCTATCAAGAACCTTTATTAGTACCTAATCTCATTAGGGCAATCGAGAAGATAAACGAAAAACTCGATGTTGGAGATGAGGAGATAAATAAGGTTTTAAATGAACTGAAGTTCGCGGGCACAGGGATGGAAGGAGCTAAGCGCATCCTAAATTTATATAAGCTCGGCGTTCCAGTAAAGTTTGAGAGAGACAGGGTTCTAAGAGCTATCCAACTTTTTGATTATGAAAATATCGAGAACAATGAGTTTATTGTCACCCGGCAGGTGTATTACGATGGCAGGGAGAGGATAAGAACCGATGTAGTGCTTTACGTTAATGGGATTCCCCTGGTAAATATAGAATGTAAGAACCCTACGAGCATATCCGAGAGTTGGCACAATGCTTACCGCCAGATAAAAGACTACGAGAAAACCGTTCCTGAACTTTATAAATATGTCCAGATTGGTGTCGCCGCTGAAAGCAAGGCGAAATATTTTCCCATTGTCCCCTGGCAAGATGATGTAAAAACCAACAAGTGGCGAGAAAATGATTTAGATTCCATCGACTCTACCATTGAGATGCTTTCACGAGACACCTTCTTGGACATCCTCAAACACTTTCTCTTTTTTAGAATTGAGTTTGGTAATGCCACTAAAGTTGTAACCAGATACATGCAGTATAGGGCCGCAAACAAGATGGTAAACAGAGTTCTCGATAACCTCGAAGGGAAAGAAGAAAAAAACAAGGGGCTTATCTGGCACTGGCAGGGAAGTGGAAAAACACTCACCATGATATTTGCAGCCAACAAACTCTATTATGCTAACGCACTTAAAAATCCCACCATCTTCTTCATCGTCGATAGGATTGAGCTTGAGGATCAACTCTATAAAGAGTTTAACTCAATGGACATTGTGGAGCCTGAAATCATTGGCTCCATAGACGAACTTAAAAATGTCTTAAGCTACGATGACTATCGTGGCAAGCGGGGCGTCTTCATCGTTCTCATCCACAAGTTCAGGCCAGAAGAGCTCAAAGAATTACAAAGGGAGCTTGCGGCAGTATCAAAAAGCAAAACAACTATAATGAGTCGCAAAAATGTCGTCGCCTTTATAGATGAAGGGCACCGAACTCAATATGGAATGCTGGCTGTTCAAATGAAAGCTATCCTTAAAAGCGCCTTCTTCTATGCTTTAACGGGTACCCCCATATCTAAGAGAGGCAGAGACACCTATCTCGAATTTAGTTATCCTCCCAAAGAGCTTTATCTGGACAAGTACTTCATAACTGACTCCATAGAGGACGGTTTTACGGTAAAGATTGTTTACCAGCCCCGGCTTGAAAAAAAGGTTTACTTAAAGAAAGAATTACTTGAGGGTTTTTTGGAAATGGCGGAAGAAGAGCTTCCCGAACATATTAAGGAGGACGTAGAAGAAAAAACAAAGAGAAAACTAAACGCCATAAAGCTTTTTCTCGAAAACCCGGAGCGGATAAAGTTGATAGCCGAAGATATTGCCAAGCATTTTAAAGAAAATGTTGACGGCAAGTTTAAAGCCATGGTAGTAGCACCGAGCAGAAAGGCATGTGCCCTCTATAAGAGCGAATTAGATAAGCATCTGTCCAGGGAATGCTCCGAAGTTGTGATGACAATGGAGGAGAGAGGCGAAAAGGAACCTGTGCTTCAGGAACTTGTTGCCGAGTCCAAGGTGAGGTATGGATACAGGGATCTGAAGGATGTTAGGAAAGACGCGGTTGAAAAGTTTAAAGAGGAAGAATCCCCTAAAATCCTAATCGTCACCGAGATGTTGCTCGCGGGCTTTGATGCCCCCATCTTGCAAACGATGTATCTCGATAAGCCGTTAAAAGAACATCGTCTCCTTCAGGCGGTTGCCAGAACGAACAGGCCCTTCAATGACTTCAAGGAAGCAGGTGTCGTAATCGACTATGTCGGTGTTTTGAAAGAGTTTAAAAAAGCTTTGGAGATGTACAGCGAGGAGGATATTGCTGATGCGCTACAAAGTTATGACGGATTAAGAGAAGAGTTTGTAACTCTCATTAAGGAGACCCTTGAGTTATTTAAGGAAGTGTCGAGGAAATATGAAAGAGAAACTTTACTTAAGGCCATTGAGATACTCACTGCAGACGAGGAGAAGGAAAAGAGGTTTGTGGAAAAGTACAGACAATTAAGAAAAGTTTTTGAGCTTCTTGGTCCTGACGAAGTTAAACTCGAACATTTTGAAGATTATAAGTGGCTTTCCGCAATTTACACCTACTACATGAAGGTTGTTATCCAGAAGCCTCCTTATGAAAAGTATGTGCAGAAGTTTTACGAAAAGACAATAAAGTTTGCTCATAAATCCACCGAGGTGGAAAAACTCAATAGAGAGCTCCCGACCATAACTTTTGATGAAAACTATCTTAAGAAACTGGAAGAGAAGGTTAAGGACAAGAAAGAAGCGGCTGCCAATATACTTTTTACGCTCAATAAGCTGGTTCTTGTTGATAGACACAGGAGTCCAATCTACGAATCTTTAGCCGAGAGAGTGGAGAGACTTCTTGAACTCTGGAACGAGAAGACCAAAGATTACGAAAGAATATACAAAGAGGGTGCGGAGATAGTAAATGATGTGAGTGCTCTTTCAGCAAGGCAAAGAACTTTAGACTTCTCAAACCTTGAGTACTCAATGTTGCTTATTCTTGAGGAGAAACTGGGCGAAGGCGATGAATTGGTTGGGGAAATGAAGAGCTTATCGGGTTTGTTGGAAAGGCGTATGTTCCCCGGCTGGATTGGACAAACGACAATTAAGAAAGAAGTGGAAAGGGAAGTTAGGCGATTTGTCAGGGGATTAAAGAGGAAGTACAAATTATCTTTGGAAGAGATGGACAATTTGTACGGGAAACTAATTGAGAGCGTGGAAAACTATGGAGCTTCATAA
- a CDS encoding restriction endonuclease subunit S has product MNEHKQTPIGKIPEDWEVAKLGNKISLEYGKGLTETQRKKGKYPVFGSNGVVGYHIDFLVKRPGIVVGRKGTIGAISWTDNDFWPIDTTYFVVLKDNSTDLSWMYYKLSSLNLSKLNMATGTPGLNRDIAYGQVISIPSKPEQKKIAEILSTVDEGIEKTEQAIEKTERLKKGLMQKLLTRGISHKEFKDTEIGRIPASWKVVKVGQIANLINGRAFKPTEWSDAGLPIIRIQNLNDLSKPFNYCNFEVAEKYIINKEEILLAWSGTPGTSFGVHKWMGRKAVLNQHIFKVIFKAPDLFKNYFIAAINQRLDFLIKKAHGGAGLKHVTKSVVNMMLISLPTLFEQKKIAEILGTVDNRLELLRKKKEKLERVKKGLMNDLLTGQKRVKVGAQDGF; this is encoded by the coding sequence ATGAATGAGCATAAACAAACGCCAATTGGCAAAATTCCCGAGGATTGGGAAGTTGCGAAGTTGGGAAATAAAATCTCCTTGGAATACGGTAAAGGGCTTACAGAAACTCAAAGAAAGAAGGGGAAATATCCTGTCTTTGGTTCAAATGGTGTTGTTGGCTATCACATCGATTTTCTAGTAAAGAGGCCAGGGATAGTCGTAGGTAGAAAGGGTACCATAGGTGCGATAAGTTGGACTGATAATGATTTTTGGCCCATAGATACAACTTATTTCGTTGTATTGAAAGACAATAGTACTGACTTAAGTTGGATGTACTACAAGTTAAGTTCACTAAATCTTTCAAAATTGAATATGGCAACAGGAACTCCAGGATTAAATAGAGACATAGCTTATGGTCAAGTTATTTCAATTCCTTCTAAACCCGAGCAAAAGAAAATTGCTGAGATTCTTTCGACGGTTGATGAGGGGATTGAGAAGACAGAGCAAGCCATTGAGAAAACCGAGCGGCTGAAAAAGGGCTTGATGCAAAAGCTTTTGACCAGAGGCATCAGCCACAAAGAATTTAAGGATACAGAAATTGGGAGGATACCAGCAAGCTGGAAAGTAGTAAAAGTGGGGCAAATTGCTAATTTAATAAATGGTCGTGCTTTTAAGCCGACAGAGTGGTCAGATGCTGGTCTGCCCATAATTAGGATACAAAATCTAAACGACCTATCGAAACCCTTTAATTACTGTAACTTTGAAGTAGCTGAAAAGTACATAATTAACAAAGAGGAGATATTGCTAGCGTGGTCTGGAACACCAGGGACTTCTTTTGGTGTGCATAAATGGATGGGCCGAAAGGCTGTTTTAAATCAACATATATTTAAAGTTATTTTTAAAGCACCCGATCTTTTTAAAAATTACTTCATAGCAGCAATTAACCAAAGACTTGATTTCTTAATCAAGAAAGCACATGGAGGAGCAGGGCTTAAGCATGTAACAAAAAGTGTTGTTAATATGATGCTTATTTCGCTTCCAACCTTATTTGAACAAAAGAAAATCGCTGAGATTCTGGGCACTGTTGACAATAGATTAGAACTTCTCAGGAAGAAGAAGGAAAAGCTTGAAAGAGTTAAAAAGGGGTTAATGAATGATTTGCTTACAGGCCAAAAACGAGTAAAAGTAGGAGCTCAAGATGGCTTTTGA